A stretch of Cucumis sativus cultivar 9930 chromosome 2, Cucumber_9930_V3, whole genome shotgun sequence DNA encodes these proteins:
- the LOC101207087 gene encoding transcription initiation factor TFIID subunit 10, with protein sequence MNHNQQATGSRHDDDAALSEFLASLMEYTPTIPDELVEHYLGKSGFQCPDVRLIRLVAVATQKFVADVASDALQHCKARQAAVVKDKRDKQQKDKRLILTMDDLSKALREYGVNVKHQEYFADSPSTGVDSTSREE encoded by the exons atgaaccaTAACCAACAAGCGACAGGGAGCAGGCACGACGATGACGCAGCGCTATCCGAGTTCTTAGCTTCTCTAATGGAGTATACTCCCACT ATTCCCGATGAGTTGGTGGAGCATTACTTAGGAAAGAGTGGATTTCAGTGTCCCGACGTTCGATT GATCAGGCTTGTCGCTGTTGCCACACAGAAGTTCGTTGCGGATGTTGCAAGTGATGCTCTCCA GCATTGTAAGGCAAGACAGGCAGCAGTAGTGAAAGACAAAAGGGATAAACAACAAAAG GATAAGCGCTTAATATTGACTATGGATGATCTTTCAAAGGCACTTCGTGAG TATGGCGTCAATGTGAAACATCAAGAATACTTTGCTGATAGCCCTTCAACGGGAGTGGATTCTACTTCCAGAGAGGAATGA
- the LOC101204040 gene encoding glutamate receptor 2.5 isoform X1, with amino-acid sequence MRRRKGMKSGSWVLLMMLLLATATVAAKEEEEEKEKATGALKVKVGVVLDSDDYGKVDLSCISMALSDFYASRSHFKTRVVLKPMDSNGTVVDAAAAALELIKKEEVQAIIGPTSSMQANFMIDIGDKAHVPIISFSATRPSLTSHRSPFFFRVAQDDSSQVKAIGAIVKTFKWRNVVPIYVDNEFGDGIIPYLINALQEVNTHVPYQSIISPDVTDDHLTSELYKLMTMQTRVFVVHMLPDLASRIFMKAKQIGMMKKEYVWIITDSVTNMLESIKPSTFESMQGVIGLKTYVPRTEKLESFERDWRKRFLRYYPKMGDAPALDVFALWAYDAAWALAIAVEKAGTDNLKYSQTNFTTLNYLYNLGANQNGEKLRVAFSKVKFKGLAGEFSVKNGQLDSEIFEIVNVIGNGRRNVGFWSPESELRTELERGRDGLRTIIWGGGDSGVPPEGWEIPTNEKKLRVVVPVKDGFWEFVSVVRDPVTNETKVSGYCIDVFKAVIEALPYAVAYELIPFHKSAAESGGTYNDLVDQIYYGKFDALVGDLTIRANRSRYIDYTLPFAESGVSMVVPIMSTKNTNAWVFIKPLTGHLWSLTGGFFLVMALVVWTLEHRVNEEFRGSPLDQVFTSLWYSFSTMVFAHREITLNNWTRFVMIVWLFVVLIITQSYTASLASYLTVQEFKPAVTDINQLQKNGEKIGHKVGSFIHEILKSLKFEDDQLKTYRTTEEMHELLSKGSANGGISAAMDENPYIKLFLAKYCSQYTTTEPTFKADGFGFGFPKGSPLVPDISRAILEVAESDRMREIENAWFKKVQECSISDASKLSSTRLSIGSFWALFVIVACVSAVSVICYIIKFLYEQKGVWLNENRLTTRERLRELGKIFMDRDAGAHPLRRRVFINGAPVHPQPLFIRDNDHPRAD; translated from the exons ATGAGGAGACGAAAGGGTATGAAAAGTGGTTCTTGGGTGTTGTTGATGATGCTCTTGTTGGCAACGGCGACGGTGGCAgcgaaggaggaggaggaggagaaggagaaggcgACGGGGGCATTGAAAGTGAAGGTGGGTGTAGTTTTGGATTCGGATGATTATGGGAAGGTGGATTTGAGTTGCATCTCAATGGCTCTCTCAGATTTTTACGCTTCTCGGAGTCATTTTAAGACAAGAGTGGTTCTTAAGCCCATGGACTCCAATGGTACCGTTGTTGATGCAGCTGCTGCAg CTCTAGAATTGATAAAGAAAGAGGAGGTGCAAGCCATTATAGGTCCAACAAGCTCAATGCAAGCCAACTTCATGATCGACATTGGAGACAAAGCACATGTTCCCATCATCTCATTTTCAGCCACACGACCTTCTCTCACTTCTCACCGCAGCCCTTTCTTCTTTCGTGTTGCCCAAGATGATTCCTCTCAAGTTAAAGCCATCGGAGCCATCGTCAAAACCTTCAAATGGAGAAACGTCGTCCCCATCTATGTCGACAACGAGTTCGGCGATGGCATCATCCCTTATCTCATCAACGCGCTCCAAGAAGTCAATACTCACGTACCTTATCAAAGCATCATTTCCCCGGATGTAACCGACGATCATCTCACAAGTGAACTTTACAAATTAATGACAATGCAGACGCGAGTGTTTGTGGTACACATGTTACCTGACCTTGCCTCTCGTATTTTCATGAAAGCAAAACAAATCGGAATGATGAAAAAAGAGTATGTTTGGATAATAACGGATAGTGTTACAAATATGTTGGAGTCAATAAAGCCTTCAACTTTTGAGTCAATGCAAGGAGTTATTGGACTAAAAACTTACGTCCCTAGAACTGAAAAGCTTGAATCTTTTGAACGTGATTGGAGAAAGAGATTTCTTAGGTATTATCCAAAAATGGGAGACGCTCCTGCGCTGGACGTTTTTGCATTATGGGCCTATGATGCGGCCTGGGCCTTAGCCATTGCAGTGGAAAAAGCTGGGACCGACAACCTTAAGTACAGCCAAACcaattttacaactttgaaCTATTTATACAACCTTGGTGCGAATCAGAACGGTGAGAAGCTGCGTGTTGCGTTTTCGAAGGTTAAATTCAAGGGTTTGGCGGGAGAATTTAGTGTGAAAAATGGGCAATTGGATTCGGAAATTTTTGAGATAGTGAATGTGATTGGGAATGGGAGAAGGAATGTGGGGTTTTGGTCGCCGGAAAGTGAGCTGAGGACGGAATTGGAAAGAGGGAGAGATGGGCTGAGAACGATCATATGGGGCGGCGGGGATTCGGGGGTTCCGCCCGAAGGGTGGGAGATTCCAACGAATGAGAAGAAGCTAAGGGTGGTGGTTCCGGTAAAGGATGGATTTTGGGAATTTGTGAGTGTGGTTCGTGATCCTGTGACCAATGAAACGAAAGTGAGTGGTTATTGTATAGACGTGTTTAAGGCTGTGATTGAAGCTTTGCCTTATGCTGTTGCTTATGAGCTTATTCCTTTCCATAAATCTGCGGCGGAGTCAGGTGGCACCTACAATGACTTGGTTGATCAAATCTATTATGGg AAGTTTGATGCTTTGGTGGGCGACTTGACAATCCGAGCAAACAGGTCAAGATATATTGACTACACATTGCCATTTGCTGAGTCAGGGGTGTCAATGGTTGTGCCAATAATGAGTACCAAGAACACCAATGCATGGGTCTTCATAAAGCCTCTAACAGGCCATCTCTGGTCACTCACTGGCGGTTTCTTCCTTGTCATGGCACTTGTTGTTTGGACTTTGGAACATCGAGTCAATGAAGAGTTTCGTGGAAGTCCATTGGATCAGGTCTTTACCAGTCTTTGGTACTCTTTCTCCACTATGGTTTTTGCCCATC GGGAGATAACATTGAACAATTGGACGAGGTTTGTGATGATAGTATGGCTATTTGTGGTGTTGATAATCACACAAAGTTACACTGCTAGTTTGGCCTCATATTTGACGGTTCAAGAGTTCAAACCGGCTGTGACTGATATCAATCAACTGcagaaaaatggagaaaaaattgGGCACAAAGTTGGTTCTTTTATCCATGAGATTCTCAAGTCATTGAAGTTTGAAGATGACCAACTCAAAACTTACCGTACTACAGAAGAAATGCACGAACTTTTATCCAAAGGAAGCGCCAATGGTGGAATTTCTGCTGCCATGGATGAAAATCCTTACATCAAGTTGTTTCTCGCCAAGTACTGCTCACAATATACTACCACTGAACCCACTTTTAAAGCTGATGGCTTTGGTTTT GGTTTCCCCAAAGGTTCGCCATTAGTACCTGATATTTCAAGAGCGATCTTGGAGGTGGCGGAAAGTGACAGAAtgagagaaattgaaaatgcaTGGTTTAAAAAGGTGCAAGAATGTTCGATATCGGATGCTTCGAAGTTGTCGTCGACACGTCTGAGCATTGGCAGCTTCTGGGCACTTTTTGTTATCGTAGCATGTGTGTCTGCAGTTTCTGTCATCTGTTACATCATCAAATTTCTGTACGAGCAGAAAGGCGTGTGGTTGAATGAAAATCGTTTGACGACTAGGGAAAGATTGAGGGAGTTGGGTAAAATATTCATGGATAGAGATGCAGGAGCTCACCCACTTAGAAGAAGGGTATTCATAAATGGCGCTCCTGTTCATCCACAACCTCTATTTATTCGAGATAATGATCACCCTCGAGCAGATTGA
- the LOC101204040 gene encoding glutamate receptor 2.2 isoform X2, producing MRRRKGMKSGSWVLLMMLLLATATVAAKEEEEEKEKATGALKVKVGVVLDSDDYGKVDLSCISMALSDFYASRSHFKTRVVLKPMDSNGTVVDAAAAALELIKKEEVQAIIGPTSSMQANFMIDIGDKAHVPIISFSATRPSLTSHRSPFFFRVAQDDSSQVKAIGAIVKTFKWRNVVPIYVDNEFGDGIIPYLINALQEVNTHVPYQSIISPDVTDDHLTSELYKLMTMQTRVFVVHMLPDLASRIFMKAKQIGMMKKEYVWIITDSVTNMLESIKPSTFESMQGVIGLKTYVPRTEKLESFERDWRKRFLRYYPKMGDAPALDVFALWAYDAAWALAIAVEKAGTDNLKYSQTNFTTLNYLYNLGANQNGEKLRVAFSKVKFKGLAGEFSVKNGQLDSEIFEIVNVIGNGRRNVGFWSPESELRTELERGRDGLRTIIWGGGDSGVPPEGWEIPTNEKKLRVVVPVKDGFWEFVSVVRDPVTNETKVSGYCIDVFKAVIEALPYAVAYELIPFHKSAAESGGTYNDLVDQIYYGFDALVGDLTIRANRSRYIDYTLPFAESGVSMVVPIMSTKNTNAWVFIKPLTGHLWSLTGGFFLVMALVVWTLEHRVNEEFRGSPLDQVFTSLWYSFSTMVFAHREITLNNWTRFVMIVWLFVVLIITQSYTASLASYLTVQEFKPAVTDINQLQKNGEKIGHKVGSFIHEILKSLKFEDDQLKTYRTTEEMHELLSKGSANGGISAAMDENPYIKLFLAKYCSQYTTTEPTFKADGFGFGFPKGSPLVPDISRAILEVAESDRMREIENAWFKKVQECSISDASKLSSTRLSIGSFWALFVIVACVSAVSVICYIIKFLYEQKGVWLNENRLTTRERLRELGKIFMDRDAGAHPLRRRVFINGAPVHPQPLFIRDNDHPRAD from the exons ATGAGGAGACGAAAGGGTATGAAAAGTGGTTCTTGGGTGTTGTTGATGATGCTCTTGTTGGCAACGGCGACGGTGGCAgcgaaggaggaggaggaggagaaggagaaggcgACGGGGGCATTGAAAGTGAAGGTGGGTGTAGTTTTGGATTCGGATGATTATGGGAAGGTGGATTTGAGTTGCATCTCAATGGCTCTCTCAGATTTTTACGCTTCTCGGAGTCATTTTAAGACAAGAGTGGTTCTTAAGCCCATGGACTCCAATGGTACCGTTGTTGATGCAGCTGCTGCAg CTCTAGAATTGATAAAGAAAGAGGAGGTGCAAGCCATTATAGGTCCAACAAGCTCAATGCAAGCCAACTTCATGATCGACATTGGAGACAAAGCACATGTTCCCATCATCTCATTTTCAGCCACACGACCTTCTCTCACTTCTCACCGCAGCCCTTTCTTCTTTCGTGTTGCCCAAGATGATTCCTCTCAAGTTAAAGCCATCGGAGCCATCGTCAAAACCTTCAAATGGAGAAACGTCGTCCCCATCTATGTCGACAACGAGTTCGGCGATGGCATCATCCCTTATCTCATCAACGCGCTCCAAGAAGTCAATACTCACGTACCTTATCAAAGCATCATTTCCCCGGATGTAACCGACGATCATCTCACAAGTGAACTTTACAAATTAATGACAATGCAGACGCGAGTGTTTGTGGTACACATGTTACCTGACCTTGCCTCTCGTATTTTCATGAAAGCAAAACAAATCGGAATGATGAAAAAAGAGTATGTTTGGATAATAACGGATAGTGTTACAAATATGTTGGAGTCAATAAAGCCTTCAACTTTTGAGTCAATGCAAGGAGTTATTGGACTAAAAACTTACGTCCCTAGAACTGAAAAGCTTGAATCTTTTGAACGTGATTGGAGAAAGAGATTTCTTAGGTATTATCCAAAAATGGGAGACGCTCCTGCGCTGGACGTTTTTGCATTATGGGCCTATGATGCGGCCTGGGCCTTAGCCATTGCAGTGGAAAAAGCTGGGACCGACAACCTTAAGTACAGCCAAACcaattttacaactttgaaCTATTTATACAACCTTGGTGCGAATCAGAACGGTGAGAAGCTGCGTGTTGCGTTTTCGAAGGTTAAATTCAAGGGTTTGGCGGGAGAATTTAGTGTGAAAAATGGGCAATTGGATTCGGAAATTTTTGAGATAGTGAATGTGATTGGGAATGGGAGAAGGAATGTGGGGTTTTGGTCGCCGGAAAGTGAGCTGAGGACGGAATTGGAAAGAGGGAGAGATGGGCTGAGAACGATCATATGGGGCGGCGGGGATTCGGGGGTTCCGCCCGAAGGGTGGGAGATTCCAACGAATGAGAAGAAGCTAAGGGTGGTGGTTCCGGTAAAGGATGGATTTTGGGAATTTGTGAGTGTGGTTCGTGATCCTGTGACCAATGAAACGAAAGTGAGTGGTTATTGTATAGACGTGTTTAAGGCTGTGATTGAAGCTTTGCCTTATGCTGTTGCTTATGAGCTTATTCCTTTCCATAAATCTGCGGCGGAGTCAGGTGGCACCTACAATGACTTGGTTGATCAAATCTATTATGGg TTTGATGCTTTGGTGGGCGACTTGACAATCCGAGCAAACAGGTCAAGATATATTGACTACACATTGCCATTTGCTGAGTCAGGGGTGTCAATGGTTGTGCCAATAATGAGTACCAAGAACACCAATGCATGGGTCTTCATAAAGCCTCTAACAGGCCATCTCTGGTCACTCACTGGCGGTTTCTTCCTTGTCATGGCACTTGTTGTTTGGACTTTGGAACATCGAGTCAATGAAGAGTTTCGTGGAAGTCCATTGGATCAGGTCTTTACCAGTCTTTGGTACTCTTTCTCCACTATGGTTTTTGCCCATC GGGAGATAACATTGAACAATTGGACGAGGTTTGTGATGATAGTATGGCTATTTGTGGTGTTGATAATCACACAAAGTTACACTGCTAGTTTGGCCTCATATTTGACGGTTCAAGAGTTCAAACCGGCTGTGACTGATATCAATCAACTGcagaaaaatggagaaaaaattgGGCACAAAGTTGGTTCTTTTATCCATGAGATTCTCAAGTCATTGAAGTTTGAAGATGACCAACTCAAAACTTACCGTACTACAGAAGAAATGCACGAACTTTTATCCAAAGGAAGCGCCAATGGTGGAATTTCTGCTGCCATGGATGAAAATCCTTACATCAAGTTGTTTCTCGCCAAGTACTGCTCACAATATACTACCACTGAACCCACTTTTAAAGCTGATGGCTTTGGTTTT GGTTTCCCCAAAGGTTCGCCATTAGTACCTGATATTTCAAGAGCGATCTTGGAGGTGGCGGAAAGTGACAGAAtgagagaaattgaaaatgcaTGGTTTAAAAAGGTGCAAGAATGTTCGATATCGGATGCTTCGAAGTTGTCGTCGACACGTCTGAGCATTGGCAGCTTCTGGGCACTTTTTGTTATCGTAGCATGTGTGTCTGCAGTTTCTGTCATCTGTTACATCATCAAATTTCTGTACGAGCAGAAAGGCGTGTGGTTGAATGAAAATCGTTTGACGACTAGGGAAAGATTGAGGGAGTTGGGTAAAATATTCATGGATAGAGATGCAGGAGCTCACCCACTTAGAAGAAGGGTATTCATAAATGGCGCTCCTGTTCATCCACAACCTCTATTTATTCGAGATAATGATCACCCTCGAGCAGATTGA